In Pseudomonas putida, a genomic segment contains:
- the ssuC gene encoding aliphatic sulfonate ABC transporter permease SsuC, translated as MSRATSTNLSQRLAPWALPVLLLAAWQLAVSAGWLSTRILPAPSAVVSAGVELVRSGEIWTHLAISGWRAGLGFVIGGSIGLVLGFITGLSNWGERLLDSSVQMIRNVPHLALIPLVILWFGIDESAKIFLVALGTLFPIYLNTYHGIRNVDPALVEMARSYGLSGFGLFRQVILPGALPSILVGVRFALGFMWLTLIVAETISANAGIGYLAMNAREFLQTDVVVLAIVLYAVLGKLADLAARGLERVWLRWHPAYQVAKKEGA; from the coding sequence ATGAGTCGTGCAACCTCTACCAACCTGAGCCAGCGCCTGGCGCCCTGGGCGCTGCCGGTGCTGCTGCTGGCGGCCTGGCAGCTAGCGGTGAGCGCCGGTTGGCTGTCCACGCGGATCCTGCCGGCCCCGAGCGCTGTGGTCAGCGCCGGCGTCGAATTGGTGCGCAGTGGCGAGATCTGGACCCACCTGGCGATCAGCGGCTGGCGTGCCGGCCTGGGCTTCGTCATCGGCGGCAGCATCGGCCTGGTGCTGGGCTTCATCACCGGCCTGTCGAACTGGGGCGAACGCCTGCTCGACAGCTCGGTGCAGATGATCCGCAACGTGCCGCACCTGGCGCTGATCCCGCTGGTGATCCTGTGGTTCGGCATCGATGAGTCGGCAAAGATCTTCCTGGTCGCGTTGGGCACCCTGTTCCCGATCTACCTCAACACCTACCACGGCATTCGCAACGTCGACCCGGCGCTGGTGGAAATGGCCCGCAGCTATGGCCTGTCCGGCTTCGGCCTGTTCCGCCAGGTGATCCTGCCGGGCGCCCTGCCTTCGATCCTGGTCGGTGTGCGCTTTGCCCTGGGCTTCATGTGGTTGACGCTGATCGTCGCCGAGACCATTTCGGCCAATGCCGGCATCGGCTACCTGGCGATGAATGCCCGTGAGTTCCTGCAGACCGACGTGGTGGTGCTGGCGATCGTCCTGTACGCGGTGCTCGGCAAGCTCGCCGACCTCGCCGCCCGTGGCCTGGAGCGTGTATGGCTGCGCTGGCACCCGGCCTACCAAGTGGCCAAGAAGGAGGGCGCATGA
- the ssuB gene encoding aliphatic sulfonates ABC transporter ATP-binding protein, translating into MTVLKEQPPRLLRGIPLASKGLRKTFGQREVLRGIDLHIPAGQFVAIVGRSGCGKSTLLRLLAGLDQPSAGELLAGAAPLADAREETRLMFQDARLLPWKKVIDNVGLGLSGDWRPRALEALEAVGLADRANEWPAALSGGQKQRVALARALIHQPRLLLLDEPLGALDALTRIEMQQLIERLWRQHGFTVLLVTHDVNEAVAVADRVILIEDGEVGLDLTVDLARPRARGSHRLAALESEVLNRVLSVPGTPPEPDPVAPLPTQLRWAH; encoded by the coding sequence ATGACCGTGCTCAAGGAACAACCGCCGCGCTTGCTGCGCGGCATCCCGCTGGCCTCCAAGGGCCTGCGCAAGACCTTCGGCCAGCGTGAAGTACTGCGTGGTATCGACCTGCACATTCCGGCCGGCCAGTTCGTTGCCATCGTCGGCCGCAGCGGTTGCGGCAAGAGCACCTTGCTGCGCTTGCTGGCCGGCCTCGATCAACCCAGCGCCGGTGAGCTGTTGGCGGGCGCCGCGCCGTTGGCCGATGCGCGTGAAGAAACCCGGCTGATGTTCCAGGACGCACGCCTGCTGCCCTGGAAGAAAGTCATCGACAACGTGGGCCTGGGGCTTTCCGGTGATTGGCGCCCACGTGCGCTGGAAGCGCTGGAAGCGGTAGGCCTGGCGGACCGTGCCAATGAGTGGCCGGCAGCGTTGTCGGGGGGGCAGAAACAACGTGTGGCCCTGGCCCGGGCACTGATCCATCAGCCGCGTCTGCTGCTGCTGGACGAACCGCTGGGTGCGCTGGATGCGCTGACCCGGATCGAAATGCAGCAGTTGATCGAACGGCTGTGGCGCCAGCATGGCTTCACCGTGCTGTTGGTCACCCATGACGTCAACGAGGCCGTGGCCGTGGCTGATCGCGTCATCCTCATCGAGGACGGCGAAGTCGGCCTGGACCTGACGGTCGACCTGGCAAGGCCGAGGGCGCGTGGCTCGCACCGCCTGGCGGCGCTGGAAAGCGAAGTACTCAACCGTGTGTTGTCGGTACCGGGCACGCCGCCCGAGCCGGACCCTGTAGCCCCTTTGCCCACGCAACTGCGTTGGGCGCATTGA
- a CDS encoding TOBE domain-containing protein: MTIKAINVRNQFKGTVKEILEGPVLSEIDVQTASGIVTSVITTRSVRELELQVGSEVIAFVKSTEVSIAKL, from the coding sequence ATGACCATCAAAGCGATCAACGTCCGCAACCAGTTCAAAGGCACTGTGAAAGAAATCCTCGAAGGCCCGGTACTGTCGGAAATCGACGTGCAAACCGCATCGGGTATCGTCACCTCGGTGATCACCACGCGTTCGGTGCGTGAGCTCGAGCTGCAGGTTGGCAGCGAAGTGATTGCCTTCGTGAAATCGACCGAAGTGTCCATCGCCAAGCTGTAA
- a CDS encoding dermonecrotic toxin domain-containing protein, with protein MSTPTIALAPLPLLDADTTDGHLAGKGNLLVVARQTQTRSAAHLRTLLSQAPSLRQTLLTTLRDHLQVDPSSCGLQHDQSQVTLLTFAARLLVSPVSANAFAEWSGWGFSETHANWSVAQWTQYLTPIVAAARLRAPLDYWQGRMPGTAISRQRHASDLLREHFDSSLDIAYGVATLQTDGWRQGKQTVLPCAHLAWRQPDNRVLVSTSALLIGPPPERSRWLLYQPAARHPVLEFANLDSLRDWSFQNRSSLWSDPKSSVAQGTRDDVVITPFDGDGFAALVAHILSRNDAMTDHHLLKASQQGDTDPLDWTDLQAWEAQRSAAVSASLDATHEVAIDGVIAADAELAQQEVHFACLEQHLPISWRNQQVEYQEMLLEQHLNGDQEPTSDTLTQLREQQAALEQLQDSQELYLLELPDEVSSTDWQAITGEHTREAQITDGLCQALLKEARLRHLLGELSDAHLQWIERLVDRPEPSLQRPVQACSLELVAGDHTWQLCGYMTLHAIPDQDDEDPDRSVLLYRPGQRGGLMAFDDASALDARLLATLQGAWPDALLESASPHDAAQLFDILASASQVTFKRVPIDTHFMLHCVRSIVTALPAPASRQQARQRLCIAENRARALAVARFAEKNRTEHLQTRMMSLQHLEAEQITELAGLIQTLEGALQASGDLLKLSLPDRKAYARLKLLNHLRSAFNLEQVPRISLDIADSVTLQKTVTGQSAAGGAGSRDVPVFSKERSEVDLETFILWALDSDRSLRLNDATIKVEPANSVLQEAVTTDYIANLIEQLDVAGNYEKRITATYLGFAHESAWQAQWRQETLRRPYACRLQLLAQIKPSNLDADGQRLLETFCREQLDPDARRTIAHHAVELRPGVAADGSSDRIGLSGVHIIQGPTGPSLLYLPEAPSGQVIGQYANASEACLALQNMALDDAMARYLASQAQEGNPQHHLGYIKTALQKGFHGFIEIGVARPESLPTYETRLDMGQRIRAHRASSRSQADLSLVTPDNFDRYFFLMLRLALGITPGVGTALALYDGWNAATTAVKAFGSGNTEEGLQQLTSVLQSLTDAVLTLAPLASTANAPALSARQLTQHRQRLDPLRSVGSIRKSPPSPFAGYEVELPTGPMLRTKHRQGAQVFEHLDSQQHYITRNDAWYAVNWDTTYSTWRLKPQGTRTYPQPVRLSEHGRWETPGRLSGLLVDDGLAGGGGVLTRLYEHGVAYWRTTLGRQPRPLTGMRLAHDINDELKRIRSRMAAKELAYTTAKRQVADLDQMNDRQRAAIAKARQELNEELNRSLEFNTLSLARLREQRSTLLPTRYTDFTTQCDININELHLLDMKLVSERFIMATDQVTRAGEAIRALHGQLVAAELVQRLTAASLRANIEMVDALQEVERISIRHHTRLGQLQGAIRTQYTEGVAQTNLTLDVTNARLVRASILSTTLFTSHATQHAQMGTFMGHFLEQGRTLRSMLYSQIQLPSAGLSGAQRRRFLLNARDRYRVFLSHLTAWEDTFHELLSPTETRAFRRLMHQLISQIDDTLNNVPAPRQRNPASGNLNRPRLFETVEGPLIGTEVFEGGQPRMRINEPHSNRAHSIYARNAAGQWQLTGQQHAAPTQTIAELVDTATARLNDLARQQARLRQYQTPQTLPVDLEDIAQGHAQQLRFIAASIRQRAGDGITAQHTALISRLDTAAEQMGTLGRQLRIAQTKATSKPTVGYLEYLVEQGEVEVAWSRTLKPKVDRRNKPIEYLEEYRIDDAATQQPLWYAHFHFRTKPAQGFNRLEAGHLKLPSERDLGAGAWRGALNERQATRLFGNLRPASR; from the coding sequence ATGTCCACCCCCACCATTGCCCTCGCCCCCCTGCCACTCCTCGATGCGGATACAACCGACGGCCACCTGGCCGGAAAGGGCAATCTGCTGGTTGTCGCCCGGCAAACCCAAACCCGGAGCGCCGCGCATCTGCGGACCTTGCTGAGCCAGGCGCCAAGCTTGCGGCAAACCTTACTCACGACCCTGCGCGACCACTTGCAGGTCGATCCATCCAGCTGCGGCCTGCAGCATGATCAAAGCCAGGTGACCCTGCTGACCTTCGCCGCCCGCCTGCTGGTCAGCCCGGTGTCTGCCAACGCTTTTGCCGAGTGGTCCGGCTGGGGCTTCAGCGAGACCCACGCCAACTGGAGCGTCGCACAATGGACCCAGTACCTGACCCCGATCGTGGCTGCGGCCAGGCTGCGCGCGCCCCTGGACTACTGGCAAGGACGCATGCCAGGCACGGCCATCTCCAGGCAACGCCACGCGAGCGACCTGCTGCGTGAACACTTCGACAGCAGCCTGGACATCGCCTACGGTGTCGCCACGCTGCAAACCGATGGTTGGCGGCAAGGCAAACAAACCGTTCTGCCCTGTGCACACCTGGCATGGCGGCAGCCTGACAACCGAGTGCTTGTCAGCACCTCGGCACTGCTGATCGGCCCTCCCCCCGAACGTTCGCGCTGGCTGCTCTACCAGCCGGCGGCCAGGCATCCGGTACTGGAATTCGCCAACCTCGACAGCCTGCGCGACTGGAGCTTCCAGAATCGCTCCAGCCTCTGGTCGGACCCAAAGTCATCGGTTGCCCAAGGCACTCGCGATGACGTGGTGATCACCCCCTTCGATGGCGATGGCTTCGCTGCGCTGGTGGCGCACATCCTTAGCCGAAACGACGCCATGACCGACCATCATCTGCTCAAGGCCAGCCAGCAAGGCGATACCGACCCGCTGGACTGGACCGACTTGCAAGCCTGGGAAGCCCAGCGCAGTGCGGCCGTGAGCGCATCGCTGGATGCCACCCACGAAGTTGCCATCGATGGCGTGATCGCAGCCGATGCTGAACTGGCGCAACAGGAGGTGCACTTCGCGTGCCTGGAACAGCACCTGCCGATCAGCTGGCGAAACCAGCAGGTCGAGTATCAGGAAATGCTCCTCGAGCAGCACCTGAACGGCGACCAGGAACCGACCTCGGACACACTCACGCAACTGCGCGAGCAGCAGGCAGCGCTGGAACAGCTGCAGGATTCCCAGGAGCTGTACTTGCTCGAATTGCCTGACGAGGTCTCCAGCACCGATTGGCAGGCGATCACCGGAGAGCACACAAGGGAAGCACAGATTACCGATGGGCTATGCCAGGCCCTGCTCAAGGAAGCTCGCCTGCGCCACCTGTTAGGCGAGCTGTCCGACGCCCATCTGCAGTGGATCGAACGACTCGTCGACCGGCCTGAACCGAGCCTGCAGCGCCCTGTTCAGGCATGCTCGCTGGAGTTGGTCGCGGGGGATCACACCTGGCAACTTTGCGGCTACATGACCCTGCACGCCATCCCCGATCAGGACGATGAGGATCCGGATCGCTCGGTTCTGTTGTACAGGCCAGGTCAGCGTGGCGGCCTGATGGCATTCGATGACGCGTCGGCGCTCGACGCCCGTCTGTTGGCCACGCTACAAGGTGCATGGCCGGATGCACTGCTCGAATCCGCCTCGCCACACGACGCTGCGCAGTTGTTCGACATACTGGCCAGCGCCTCACAGGTGACGTTCAAGCGCGTGCCTATCGACACCCACTTCATGCTGCACTGCGTACGCTCAATCGTCACCGCACTGCCTGCGCCAGCCAGCCGGCAACAGGCCCGGCAACGCTTGTGCATAGCTGAAAACCGCGCCCGTGCGCTAGCGGTTGCACGCTTTGCGGAAAAGAACCGCACCGAGCACCTGCAGACACGAATGATGTCGTTGCAGCACCTTGAAGCCGAACAGATCACCGAACTGGCGGGCTTGATCCAAACACTCGAAGGTGCGCTACAGGCATCGGGCGATTTGCTCAAACTGAGTTTGCCGGATCGCAAGGCGTATGCCCGGCTGAAATTGCTCAATCACCTGCGCAGTGCGTTCAACCTCGAGCAAGTGCCACGGATCAGCCTCGACATCGCCGACAGCGTCACCTTGCAGAAGACCGTGACCGGGCAATCGGCAGCAGGCGGGGCCGGCTCACGCGATGTGCCGGTGTTCAGCAAGGAACGTAGTGAAGTCGACCTGGAGACTTTCATCTTGTGGGCACTGGACAGTGACCGCAGCCTGCGCCTGAACGATGCCACCATCAAGGTCGAGCCCGCCAACAGCGTACTGCAAGAGGCAGTCACCACCGATTACATCGCCAACCTCATCGAACAACTCGACGTAGCCGGAAACTACGAAAAACGCATCACAGCAACCTACCTGGGGTTCGCCCACGAATCCGCGTGGCAGGCTCAGTGGCGCCAGGAGACCCTCCGCCGGCCTTACGCCTGCCGCTTGCAGCTGCTCGCACAGATCAAGCCGAGCAACCTCGATGCCGACGGCCAACGCCTACTGGAAACCTTCTGCCGAGAGCAGCTCGATCCCGATGCGCGCAGAACCATTGCCCACCATGCCGTGGAGCTCAGGCCCGGCGTAGCTGCAGACGGTTCAAGCGACAGGATCGGCCTGTCCGGCGTTCACATCATCCAAGGCCCGACCGGTCCCTCGCTGTTGTATCTGCCCGAAGCGCCCAGCGGCCAGGTCATCGGCCAATACGCCAACGCCAGCGAAGCCTGCCTGGCCCTGCAAAACATGGCATTGGACGACGCCATGGCCCGCTACCTGGCCAGCCAGGCCCAGGAGGGCAATCCACAGCACCATCTCGGCTACATCAAGACAGCGCTGCAGAAGGGCTTCCATGGCTTTATCGAGATAGGCGTGGCGCGCCCGGAATCCCTACCGACCTACGAGACTCGCCTGGACATGGGGCAGCGTATCCGCGCCCACCGCGCCTCTTCGCGCAGCCAGGCCGACTTGAGCCTGGTGACGCCCGACAACTTCGATCGCTACTTCTTCCTGATGCTCAGGCTGGCGCTGGGCATTACACCTGGCGTGGGGACGGCCTTGGCGCTCTACGACGGTTGGAATGCGGCGACTACTGCGGTCAAGGCCTTCGGCAGTGGCAACACGGAAGAGGGGCTCCAACAGTTGACCAGCGTACTGCAGTCATTGACCGATGCCGTCCTCACACTCGCACCGCTGGCCAGCACCGCGAATGCACCGGCCCTGAGTGCCCGTCAATTGACTCAGCACCGCCAGCGGCTGGACCCGCTTCGCAGCGTGGGCAGTATCCGAAAATCGCCACCCAGCCCATTCGCCGGGTACGAGGTCGAGCTCCCTACCGGCCCGATGCTACGCACCAAGCACCGGCAAGGCGCGCAGGTGTTCGAGCACTTGGACAGCCAACAGCACTACATCACCCGCAATGACGCATGGTATGCGGTGAACTGGGACACCACCTACTCGACCTGGAGGCTCAAGCCCCAGGGCACCCGCACCTATCCCCAGCCCGTGCGTTTGAGCGAACACGGTCGATGGGAAACCCCTGGCAGGTTGAGCGGCCTTCTGGTCGATGACGGCCTGGCGGGCGGTGGTGGGGTATTGACCAGGCTGTACGAGCACGGCGTGGCCTATTGGCGCACGACGCTCGGCCGACAGCCTCGCCCACTGACCGGCATGAGGCTCGCCCATGACATAAACGACGAGCTCAAACGCATCCGCAGCCGCATGGCTGCAAAGGAGTTGGCGTACACAACGGCTAAACGACAGGTTGCTGACCTGGACCAAATGAACGACAGGCAACGAGCAGCAATCGCCAAGGCGCGTCAGGAGCTGAACGAAGAGCTCAATCGCAGTCTGGAGTTCAACACGCTCAGCCTTGCGCGCCTGCGCGAACAACGCTCAACCCTGCTCCCCACGAGATACACCGACTTCACGACGCAGTGCGATATCAACATCAACGAGCTGCACTTACTCGACATGAAGCTGGTCTCCGAGCGTTTCATCATGGCTACGGACCAGGTAACACGCGCCGGGGAAGCGATCCGAGCCCTGCATGGGCAACTAGTGGCCGCCGAGTTGGTGCAGCGCCTGACCGCCGCATCACTACGGGCGAATATTGAAATGGTCGATGCCCTCCAGGAGGTGGAACGTATCTCCATTCGTCACCACACCAGGCTCGGCCAACTACAAGGCGCGATTCGGACTCAGTACACCGAGGGCGTCGCACAGACCAACCTGACCCTCGACGTGACCAACGCACGCCTGGTACGGGCATCGATCCTGTCAACGACTCTGTTCACCTCGCATGCAACCCAACATGCGCAGATGGGAACATTCATGGGGCACTTCCTCGAGCAGGGCAGGACGCTGCGCAGCATGCTATACAGCCAGATCCAACTGCCCTCGGCCGGGCTCAGCGGGGCCCAGAGGCGCCGCTTCTTGCTCAATGCACGGGATCGCTATCGGGTCTTCCTGAGCCACCTCACGGCTTGGGAGGACACCTTCCATGAACTGCTATCTCCGACCGAAACCCGAGCCTTCCGTCGATTGATGCATCAGTTGATCAGCCAGATCGACGACACCCTCAACAACGTTCCCGCACCCCGGCAACGTAACCCGGCTAGTGGCAACCTGAACCGACCACGGTTGTTCGAAACAGTCGAGGGGCCACTGATCGGCACCGAGGTCTTTGAAGGTGGGCAGCCCCGCATGCGCATCAACGAGCCCCATTCCAATCGAGCACATTCCATCTATGCCAGGAACGCCGCCGGCCAATGGCAGCTAACCGGTCAGCAACACGCAGCGCCGACTCAAACGATCGCTGAGCTTGTCGACACGGCCACTGCCCGATTGAATGACCTCGCCAGGCAGCAGGCCAGGTTGCGCCAATACCAGACACCGCAAACCTTGCCAGTTGACCTCGAAGACATTGCACAGGGCCATGCACAGCAGTTGCGATTCATCGCCGCTAGTATCCGTCAGCGGGCAGGCGATGGCATCACCGCCCAGCACACTGCGTTGATCAGCAGGCTGGACACGGCCGCCGAGCAGATGGGGACGTTGGGCCGCCAGCTACGCATTGCCCAGACCAAGGCAACCAGCAAGCCTACCGTCGGCTACCTGGAATATCTGGTTGAACAGGGAGAGGTGGAAGTTGCGTGGTCGCGCACCTTGAAACCAAAGGTGGACCGCAGGAACAAACCGATCGAGTATCTGGAGGAGTACCGCATCGATGATGCAGCGACCCAGCAACCGCTGTGGTATGCCCATTTCCATTTCAGAACGAAGCCGGCACAGGGTTTCAACCGACTCGAAGCAGGTCACCTGAAGTTGCCCAGCGAGCGTGACCTGGGGGCTGGCGCTTGGCGCGGCGCCTTGAACGAAAGGCAGGCCACGAGGCTATTCGGCAACTTGCGCCCGGCCAGCCGTTGA
- a CDS encoding TetR/AcrR family transcriptional regulator — MNRAATPRRPRASSQARIDAILAAARELLAEQGVAALSIYSVAERAQIPPSSVYHFFASVPALLEALTADVHRAFREALSAPIDSSAFTTWHELSRLIERRMLEIYNDDAAARQLILAQHGLSEVVQADRQHDMELGDLMYKLFDQHFRLPHMPDDVDVFALAMELSDRVYARSMQLFEQITPRMAEEGMRVFEAYLALYLPPFLPQRSNG, encoded by the coding sequence ATGAACCGCGCCGCCACCCCGCGCAGGCCCCGTGCCAGCAGCCAGGCCAGGATCGACGCGATCCTGGCGGCGGCACGCGAGCTGTTGGCCGAGCAAGGCGTGGCGGCGCTGTCCATCTACAGTGTCGCCGAACGGGCGCAGATCCCGCCGTCATCGGTCTATCACTTCTTCGCCAGCGTTCCGGCTCTGCTCGAAGCGCTGACCGCCGATGTACATCGGGCATTTCGCGAAGCGCTGAGCGCTCCGATCGACAGCAGTGCCTTCACGACCTGGCATGAACTGTCTAGGTTGATCGAGCGACGCATGCTGGAGATCTACAACGACGATGCCGCCGCACGCCAGCTGATCCTCGCCCAGCATGGCCTGAGCGAAGTGGTGCAAGCCGACCGCCAGCACGACATGGAGCTTGGCGATCTGATGTACAAGCTGTTCGACCAGCATTTCCGCTTGCCGCACATGCCCGACGATGTGGATGTGTTCGCCCTGGCGATGGAACTGAGCGACCGCGTCTACGCCCGCTCGATGCAGTTGTTCGAACAGATCACGCCACGCATGGCAGAAGAAGGCATGCGCGTGTTCGAAGCCTACCTGGCGCTGTATCTGCCACCCTTCCTGCCCCAGCGCAGCAATGGCTGA
- the gshA gene encoding glutamate--cysteine ligase, which yields MKEYILSDLLNRRLSLLGANLPLLKQCLHGIERECLRVTDEGRLAQTPHPEALGSALTNELITTDYSESLLEFITPALPDPAQVLESLEQTHRFVYSKLGDEYLWSPSMPCVLPAEEDIPIAEYGTSNIGKLKHVYRKGLALRYGRTMQCIAGIHYNFSLPETLWPLLRTAEGSDESDRDFQSSAYIALIRNFRRYSWLLMYLFGASPALDKGFLRGHAHQLEELDPETLFLPYATSLRMSDLGYQSNAQAGLTPCYNNLASYTDSLRRAVGTPYPPYVEIGTHVDGEWVQLNTNILQIENEYYSNIRPKRVTYTGERPIQALTSRGVQYVEVRCLDINPFLAVGIDLPQARFLDAFLLFCALEESPQLSNDECGQCTDNFLTVVKEGRRPGLELHRDGQPVGLKQWASELIASIRPLAELLDQAHGGDAHAKALDGEQAKVDDASLTPSAQVLARMTEHDESFAKFSLRQSRIHAQTFREKPLSQDRQQAFETLARDSLAEQSRLEQQEVGDFDLFVGAYQASILAISN from the coding sequence GTGAAGGAATACATCTTGAGCGACCTCCTCAACCGCCGCCTGAGCCTGCTCGGCGCCAATCTTCCCCTGCTCAAGCAGTGCCTGCACGGTATTGAGCGCGAATGCCTGCGCGTGACCGACGAAGGTCGCCTGGCCCAGACCCCTCATCCAGAGGCATTGGGTTCGGCGCTGACCAACGAGCTGATCACCACCGACTATTCCGAGTCGTTGCTGGAGTTCATCACCCCGGCCCTGCCCGACCCCGCCCAGGTGCTCGAAAGCCTCGAGCAGACCCACCGCTTCGTCTATAGCAAGCTGGGTGACGAATACCTGTGGAGCCCGTCGATGCCCTGCGTGCTGCCGGCCGAGGAGGATATCCCGATCGCCGAGTACGGCACCTCGAACATCGGCAAGCTCAAGCACGTGTACCGCAAGGGCCTGGCCCTGCGCTACGGCCGCACCATGCAATGCATCGCCGGCATCCATTACAACTTCTCGCTGCCCGAAACGCTGTGGCCGCTGCTGCGCACCGCCGAAGGCAGCGACGAAAGCGATCGCGATTTCCAGTCCTCGGCCTATATCGCGCTGATCCGCAACTTCCGCCGCTACAGCTGGCTGCTGATGTACCTGTTCGGCGCCTCGCCGGCCCTGGACAAAGGCTTCCTGCGGGGCCACGCGCACCAGCTCGAAGAGCTCGATCCCGAGACCCTGTTCCTGCCCTATGCCACCAGCCTGCGCATGAGCGACCTGGGCTACCAGAGCAATGCCCAGGCCGGCCTCACGCCCTGCTACAACAACCTGGCCAGCTATACCGACAGCCTGCGTCGGGCCGTGGGCACGCCGTACCCGCCCTACGTCGAGATCGGCACCCATGTCGATGGCGAGTGGGTGCAGCTCAACACCAACATCCTGCAGATCGAGAACGAGTACTACTCGAACATCCGCCCCAAACGCGTCACCTACACCGGTGAACGGCCGATCCAGGCACTGACGTCCCGCGGCGTGCAGTATGTCGAAGTGCGTTGCCTGGACATCAACCCGTTCCTGGCGGTGGGTATCGACCTGCCCCAGGCGCGCTTCCTCGACGCCTTCCTGCTGTTCTGCGCGCTGGAGGAAAGCCCGCAACTGAGCAACGACGAGTGCGGCCAATGCACCGACAACTTCCTGACCGTGGTCAAGGAGGGTCGTCGCCCTGGCCTGGAACTGCACCGCGACGGCCAGCCGGTCGGCCTCAAGCAGTGGGCCAGCGAGCTGATCGCCAGTATCCGCCCGCTGGCCGAGCTGCTCGACCAGGCCCATGGAGGCGACGCGCACGCCAAGGCCCTCGATGGCGAGCAGGCCAAGGTCGACGACGCCTCGCTGACGCCGTCCGCCCAGGTCCTGGCGCGCATGACCGAACATGACGAAAGCTTCGCCAAGTTCTCCCTGCGCCAAAGCCGCATTCATGCCCAGACGTTCCGCGAGAAGCCACTGAGCCAGGATCGCCAACAGGCCTTCGAGACCCTGGCCCGCGACTCGCTCGCCGAGCAGTCGCGCCTGGAGCAACAGGAGGTCGGCGACTTCGACCTGTTCGTCGGCGCCTACCAAGCCAGCATCCTGGCCATCAGCAACTGA
- a CDS encoding PaaI family thioesterase: MEIPKELVHSAYSQLLGCRVQRLDTGVAEVALALEPQLRNRGQKLHGGAIFSLVDITMGLACSASHGFDQQSVTVECKINYMRAISDGEVLCTARVLHAGRRTLVVDADVVQGDKLVAKAQGTFAVL, translated from the coding sequence ATGGAAATTCCCAAGGAGTTAGTCCACAGCGCCTACAGCCAGCTTCTCGGCTGCCGCGTGCAACGCCTGGATACCGGCGTTGCCGAGGTCGCCCTGGCTCTGGAGCCGCAGTTGCGCAACCGTGGCCAGAAGCTGCACGGTGGGGCGATCTTCAGCCTGGTGGACATCACCATGGGCCTGGCCTGCTCGGCCAGCCATGGTTTCGACCAGCAAAGCGTCACCGTCGAATGCAAGATCAACTACATGCGTGCCATCAGCGACGGTGAAGTACTGTGCACCGCCCGCGTGCTGCACGCCGGGCGACGTACGCTGGTAGTCGACGCCGACGTAGTCCAAGGCGACAAACTGGTGGCGAAAGCGCAAGGAACCTTTGCAGTTCTATAG